A portion of the Microbulbifer agarilyticus genome contains these proteins:
- the pilW gene encoding type IV pilus biogenesis/stability protein PilW — MLARNSKSALLAGLFITLLLGGCVSTGPGGKSIDLDKARETHIQLGLRYLQSGSDNREMARHHFQEALKLGKKDPRAHHGLALLYQADGELNVAESHFKKALRYDRNFSMARVNYGVFLYQQERYREAKAQFLTASEDLTYNRRSFALANLGRAELRLNELDGAERAFTKALALSPGLPVALLELAELKFQKQDYEEAKQYLDRYTEKSRQVPQSLWLGIRIEKIFGNRDKERSYALALKNLFPYSAETLKYQEMKAENEQ, encoded by the coding sequence CTGGGTGGCTGTGTCAGTACCGGCCCGGGCGGCAAGTCCATTGATCTCGACAAAGCTCGCGAGACCCATATCCAGCTGGGGCTGCGTTATCTGCAAAGTGGCAGTGATAACCGGGAGATGGCCCGTCATCACTTCCAGGAAGCGCTCAAGCTGGGTAAGAAAGACCCTCGTGCCCACCACGGCCTCGCGCTGCTGTATCAAGCAGATGGTGAGCTGAATGTGGCCGAATCCCACTTCAAAAAGGCCCTGCGCTACGATCGTAACTTCTCCATGGCGCGGGTGAACTACGGGGTGTTTCTGTATCAACAGGAGCGCTACCGCGAAGCGAAAGCCCAGTTCCTCACCGCATCCGAAGACCTCACCTACAACCGCCGTTCATTTGCGCTGGCCAATCTAGGGCGCGCCGAGCTGAGACTGAACGAGCTGGATGGTGCTGAGCGCGCCTTCACCAAGGCGCTGGCCCTTAGCCCCGGGCTACCGGTGGCGTTACTGGAACTGGCGGAGCTCAAGTTTCAAAAGCAGGACTACGAAGAGGCCAAGCAGTATCTGGACCGCTATACGGAAAAGAGCCGGCAGGTGCCTCAATCCCTGTGGCTGGGTATCCGTATCGAGAAGATTTTCGGTAACCGGGATAAAGAGCGAAGCTATGCCCTGGCTCTGAAAAACCTGTTTCCCTATTCGGCAGAAACGCTGAAATACCAGGAGATGAAGGCCGAAAATGAGCAGTAA
- a CDS encoding RodZ domain-containing protein translates to MSSNDSSVASTEHASGQTSLVSVGGQLRAAREQAGLEIEELASRLCMTAEKLRILEQDDFDRLAGAIYVRGYIRNACKELGLDAEPLLDAFAQQSPGDSTPHIPEMPRGMKVEGSGAAGGESSFRPLVLVLAIAAAGGYWWFGMQGGAPAQNVDPAFTEMTQEPELAPEAPVAMAEVIESGADVQEPTADAVEVVASDSGVSELESVSPVAQPEADAQAVFAPAVVADSTVSSGSAQELAASSEPKVAPEQQIAAAAAEPALKAEAALAVTISEAALSLSFSEEAWIEVVDAAGNKLLSRLQPAGSTVELTGEAPFNVMMGNAAATTVSYAGEVVDSAPLGTRRTRKLIVGG, encoded by the coding sequence ATGAGCAGTAACGATTCCTCCGTAGCATCTACCGAGCACGCCTCCGGGCAGACCTCTCTGGTGTCTGTAGGAGGGCAGTTGCGCGCTGCCCGTGAGCAGGCCGGTCTTGAAATTGAAGAGTTGGCCAGTCGCCTGTGTATGACGGCCGAAAAACTCAGGATTCTGGAACAGGACGACTTTGATCGTTTGGCCGGTGCCATCTATGTGCGCGGCTACATCCGCAACGCCTGTAAAGAGCTGGGTCTCGATGCGGAGCCCCTGCTGGACGCATTTGCCCAGCAATCACCTGGCGATTCCACGCCTCATATCCCGGAAATGCCCCGTGGTATGAAGGTGGAAGGTAGCGGCGCTGCAGGTGGCGAATCGTCGTTCCGCCCGCTGGTGCTCGTGCTGGCGATCGCTGCTGCCGGAGGGTACTGGTGGTTTGGCATGCAGGGTGGAGCGCCGGCTCAAAACGTTGATCCAGCCTTTACTGAAATGACTCAGGAGCCCGAACTGGCCCCAGAGGCGCCGGTGGCGATGGCGGAAGTCATTGAGTCTGGTGCCGATGTGCAAGAACCCACTGCGGACGCCGTTGAAGTTGTGGCGTCGGATTCTGGGGTGTCGGAGTTGGAGTCGGTATCGCCAGTTGCACAGCCGGAAGCAGACGCTCAGGCAGTGTTTGCGCCGGCGGTAGTGGCCGATTCGACCGTATCATCCGGCTCCGCTCAGGAGTTGGCTGCTTCGTCAGAGCCTAAAGTGGCGCCAGAGCAGCAAATTGCAGCGGCTGCCGCTGAGCCTGCCTTGAAAGCAGAGGCGGCGCTGGCGGTAACTATTTCCGAGGCGGCGCTATCCCTGAGCTTCAGCGAAGAGGCGTGGATTGAGGTGGTCGATGCGGCGGGCAATAAGTTGTTGTCTCGGCTGCAGCCCGCGGGTTCCACGGTTGAACTGACTGGCGAGGCGCCATTTAACGTGATGATGGGCAATGCGGCGGCGACCACCGTCAGCTATGCCGGTGAGGTGGTGGACAGTGCGCCGCTAGGTACTCGCCGTACTCGCAAGCTGATTGTGGGCGGCTAG